One part of the Rutidosis leptorrhynchoides isolate AG116_Rl617_1_P2 chromosome 1, CSIRO_AGI_Rlap_v1, whole genome shotgun sequence genome encodes these proteins:
- the LOC139868690 gene encoding auxin-induced protein PCNT115-like isoform X2 — MSNMKRIKLGSQGLEVSAIGLGCMGMSHGYGPAKPDQQMINVIHHAVNSGVTHLDTSDIYGPHTNEILVGKALKGLKRDQIQLATKFGIIFGEGFGVKIRGDPEYVRACCEASLKRLDVDYIDLYYVHRIDTNIPIEITMGELKKLVEEGKIKYIGLSEAGADTIRRAHAVHPITAVQLEWSLWTRDGEPEVIPTCRELGIGIVPFAPLGSGFFATGPKLMENVADNDFRKLMVPRYTVLTTHIHS, encoded by the exons atgtcaaataTGAAGAGAATTAAGCTGGGATCACAGGGATTAGAGGTATCGGCAATTGGACTAGGATGTATGGGTATGTCTCATGGTTACGGCCCCGCTAAACCTGACCAACAAATGATCAACGTTATCCATCACGCCGTTAATTCCGGTGTTACCCATTTGGACACCTCCGATATTTACGGTCCTCACACTAACGAGATCCTCGTTGGCAAG GCGTTGAAGGGATTAAAGAGAGACCAAATTCAATTGGCTACGAAATTTGGGATCATATTTGGGGAGGGTTTTGGGGTGAAAATCCGAGGGGATCCGGAGTATGTAAGAGCTTGTTGTGAAGCAAGCTTGAAGCGTCTTGATGTTGATTACATTGATCTTTACTATGTTCATCGTATCGATACAAACATCCCGATTGAAATCACT ATGGGAGAACTGAAgaaactggttgaagaaggtaaaataaaatacattggacTATCAGAGGCTGGTGCGGACACTATTAGAAGAGCGCACGCGGTGCATCCAATAACGGCCGTACAACTGGAGTGGTCTTTGTGGACTAGAGATGGTGAACCTGAGGTCATTCCAACTTGCAG AGAATTAGGAATTGGGATCGTTCCTTTTGCTCCATTGGGTAGTGGGTTCTTTGCAACTGGTCCGAAGTTGATGGAAAATGTGGCAGATAACGACTTTAGAAAG TTAATGGTACCTCGATACACGGTACTCACAACTCACATTCACAGTTGA
- the LOC139868690 gene encoding probable aldo-keto reductase 3 isoform X1 produces MSNMKRIKLGSQGLEVSAIGLGCMGMSHGYGPAKPDQQMINVIHHAVNSGVTHLDTSDIYGPHTNEILVGKALKGLKRDQIQLATKFGIIFGEGFGVKIRGDPEYVRACCEASLKRLDVDYIDLYYVHRIDTNIPIEITMGELKKLVEEGKIKYIGLSEAGADTIRRAHAVHPITAVQLEWSLWTRDGEPEVIPTCRELGIGIVPFAPLGSGFFATGPKLMENVADNDFRKMMPRLQGDNFDHNKLVFERVSEMAQRKGCTLGQLALAWVLHQGDDVAPIPGTTKIENLNQNLGALVVKLTAEEMAELESLASFKGARMPEQILAHSYVDTPPLSSWKSE; encoded by the exons atgtcaaataTGAAGAGAATTAAGCTGGGATCACAGGGATTAGAGGTATCGGCAATTGGACTAGGATGTATGGGTATGTCTCATGGTTACGGCCCCGCTAAACCTGACCAACAAATGATCAACGTTATCCATCACGCCGTTAATTCCGGTGTTACCCATTTGGACACCTCCGATATTTACGGTCCTCACACTAACGAGATCCTCGTTGGCAAG GCGTTGAAGGGATTAAAGAGAGACCAAATTCAATTGGCTACGAAATTTGGGATCATATTTGGGGAGGGTTTTGGGGTGAAAATCCGAGGGGATCCGGAGTATGTAAGAGCTTGTTGTGAAGCAAGCTTGAAGCGTCTTGATGTTGATTACATTGATCTTTACTATGTTCATCGTATCGATACAAACATCCCGATTGAAATCACT ATGGGAGAACTGAAgaaactggttgaagaaggtaaaataaaatacattggacTATCAGAGGCTGGTGCGGACACTATTAGAAGAGCGCACGCGGTGCATCCAATAACGGCCGTACAACTGGAGTGGTCTTTGTGGACTAGAGATGGTGAACCTGAGGTCATTCCAACTTGCAG AGAATTAGGAATTGGGATCGTTCCTTTTGCTCCATTGGGTAGTGGGTTCTTTGCAACTGGTCCGAAGTTGATGGAAAATGTGGCAGATAACGACTTTAGAAAG ATGATGCCAAGGCTACAAGGAGATAACTTTGACCACAACAAACTTGTATTTGAGAGAGTTAGTGAAATGGCTCAAAGAAAAGGGTGCACCCTGGGCCAATTGGCACTGGCGTGGGTCTTGCACCAAGGTGATGATGTGGCTCCAATCCCTGGTACAACAAAGATCGAGAACCTGAACCAAAACCTTGGTGCTCTTGTGGTTAAACTAACCGCCGAGGAAATGGCTGAGCTTGAATCCTTGGCTTCATTCAAGGGTGCTCGAATGCCGGAACAAATTTTGGCACATAGTTATGTTGATACTCCACCACTGTCGTCATGGAAATCTGAGTAA